The Setaria viridis chromosome 2, Setaria_viridis_v4.0, whole genome shotgun sequence DNA window CCAGGACGCGGGTCGCGTATGTTCTGAGTCAGCCACCAACGGAGACCGTGCCTATCACGCAGACATACCCACGCTCGAGGGACATCAACTTCGATGTCGCGGTAAGATTCTACATCATTTCTTACTCAAACTGCATCATGTGGTGTGGCTAAATTCAATCCTATCCTCTTGCCAAAAGTATGACGTTATTGCAGAGGTCGCCACTGAGCTCTGGTACGGCATTGACCACTTCCAGCAGCTATCTATGGAGTAGCACAAGACGCTATACAAGAGGGCCTTGGGTGCCTGCAGTAGGTTCTTGAGGGCCGTCAGCTGCCGTGGCGGTCACGGGGATGTCGTGCTTCCACCATGAGCTGCTTACCCCTATTCATCCTCTCCAGGTCCTACCCACCAGGCCAATACATCCTGTCAACCACCCATTCGTCCGCCGTATCCAGGCCATGTACTGCACCACAGGCACATGCGCTAGTGGCTAGGACGTCCTGGGccacaccgccaccaccaccatattGGCATGCCACCGCCAGCCCGTCCACTCTTCCGCATTACGTGACCTCGATAGGTACATGAACGTTATTTAGTCGTACACCATTGACGAAATGTTATCCAATTCACCTTACTAACTAATAATTTATTAACATAGCCCCACAGATGTACGGAGCTTGTAGTGGAGCGGGGCCATCTTCTGCTGCACCAGGCATAGAGCACTCTGTGCGTGATGAATATATGTTTTCTATTCCATTTTAATTATGCAACGAAACTAAGAATACCATTGCCGTTGCATAACAAGGTTTGCAGACCACGGAGGGGCTTCGGAGGACTCTATTGAGGAGGAGGGATAGAGGTCCAGCGTCCTTGCATGGGTGGATGATCTTTTCAGACCCGAGCCTGACGTGATCGGTGCCTCGCAGTTGCGTGACAGCCCGGAGGCTCCTACATAGGACGCGACCCAGGAGCTCGCAACACCACCTGAGGCCACAGCAAGACGTCCGCCTCGTGATGTTGCCCCACGGGAGCCCTTGACATACGACCAACAGCAGACCAAAGCAGCACAGCGGGCATCAAGGCGTGGTCGTGGTCAGGGTGACCagcctcgtttcaagcgaggacACATTTAGTGCATAGGATCTCTTTTATCTTTTGTATGTTGGTGCAGGCTATCATGGTACGATTGTATAACATACACTGTGTGGTCATCCGCAGACTACTCTATCTAGGCTGGGAGTTTAATGATTTTTAATGATTTCGTGCAAtcactctacctctctcaaaaatGTTAGAAAAAACTAAAGGAACAATATTCAAAATAGAGGTACAGCCTCATATTACGAAGTTACGTATTGCAATGGAACTACATAATTGAAATAATCGATAAATatgaaggaaaaataattgataaAAGTCAAAAAAAATGAAGGGAATATAATTGAAAGGGTGCTTATAGTCATTTCAACCGGCTATAGTGTCGCCAACCCAATGGGGGCCTTACCGCCGGCTCAAACGGTGGAAGCCTGAAATGGCGGTAAGGCCCCTTCCACCGTTTCAGCTGGCGAGGCCCGCACGTGGCGGCCGGCACCCTTTCGCCGTTTCATACGACGAAACGAGCCTTACTGCCGTTTGGTGTGACGGTATACgtccatttttgcaaatttttagttcaactatttatttctgcaaaattgtaaaaaaaaaattcggcCATGCCGACTGAGACCAAGGTCGCCCAACAAGGGCTGCCCATGCTGAGCGAGGGTGTTCCGTCAAGGCTGCTATCTGCTCAGTGCCATGTCACCCATCTCATCGTCTATGGCCTGCCTGTCGCTGCTGCTTCTAGCAGCCATTGCACCAAGCTACGAGTATAGATATACATGCAGCTCGCAGCCTGAGAGCTCGGCATGAAGCCCGTATTTTTAGCTCGGATCTAGCCCGGCCTAGCCCGTAACTCTTTGGACTCGGGCTGGCCCAGCCCGCATACTCGTTCCGGACGTGGGCCAGTGCCTCAGCCCGACGGGCGGCACGGCCTGGTACGAAAACGAACCGCCGGCCCGTTGCCGACCCATCAAGCGAATAGTCGGCCGGCCCAGTAGCCCACCAGTGTCCACCAACGGTCGGGAGGGGGGCATATATAAGCCTCCCGCAACCGGTCACGCCCCTCTTTGCAAACCCTACCCCATtctcccctccgcccgccgcctcctcgcctccctcgACCGACTTCGACTCCTCATCTCCTCCGCTCTAGGCTCCTCACCTCCTCCCATCCCGTCCCGCACCCGCAGGCCACAGTCCCACATcccggcgacggccgacggcgaccggcgcgccgcctcctcgccttgACTCCTCCACTCCCAGCTCACCTCCTCCGcatccgcgcctccgcctgacCGCCTCCCTAGCTCCCTGCCTCCCTGGTGCCTTGCCGTcttgccaccggcaccgcctcctcgccttgACTCCTCCGCTCCCCGCTCCTTGACTCCTCCCGTCCCACCTCCCTGGATctggatctagatctagatcctcctgatcctcttcttgttctcctgatcttGTTCCCGTCGTCCTCTCCGACTCCGGGCTGTGGCGTCCCAGGTatgtagatcctcctgatccttttcttgttcttctgatgtagatcctcctgatcgtgttcttgtttttctgatcctcttcttgcaggtaactatcttcttctcctgctccgggctccggcgtGTAGCGTCGCAGGTAACTGTCTTCTTCCTTGTTGTCCTCCTGATTCCCTTATTGTCTAGCTGGTCCTCTAGTTGTTCCTAATCTTGTTCTCCTATTTTTCTTGCAGGTATCCATCACCCGTTGGGTGCCGCGCGCCGTTGAGTGACGGAGCGATTGAGGCCTGAGGGACGCCCCGGCTGCCGCCTGCCACAGGAGGTTGTCATGATGGACGAGAACTACACCATCAACGACGACCTAAGGGCCTGTGGCCTGCCAGGTAACTTCtttctgatcctcttcttgtttttcttctcctgatcatcttcttcttcctgtcttcttgatcctcttcttgttctatTCTACCaggcgacgatgaggacgacgTGGCTGCCGGAGTCGTGGCACTCTTCggtagctctgctgctcccgtcAATGTGGATGCTACTGGTGCCGGAGGTACTGCACCATCTTCTACCCCAACTACATCAACGGGCACTAGTGTTCGCAAGGGGAAGCAGCGATCTGCTGCCTGGAATGACTTTGAGTTGTTCCAGGAAGGCGCTaataggaagaaggtaaggtacGCTGCCAAGTGACGTCATTGTTCTCACATTCTTACTGGCCAGTCTTGTGCTGGTACTGGGCATTTGCTCCGGCACCAGAAGATGTGCTTGGCTAAACAAAACcattcttctcttgttcagtCGCAACTGCAATTCCATTCTGATGGCTCAATTATTAATTGGGAATACAAGCCTGATCTTGCTTGCAAAGAATTGTGCCggttgattgctagacttgatctACTCCTAGGCTTTGGTGAGACAGAGGCATTTGTGGAGTACATCCAGCGTGCTCATAACCCTTGTTTTGCTAAATTTTCTAGACAGACCACTTCTAAAGATCTTACCAAGTACTTTGCTGAGCGTCGTGTTCTCTTCTTGATACTTTGAAGTCTCATGTTTCTTCTGTCTGTCTtacttctgatatttggtcAGGGAATGCTAAGGAGGACTACCTTAGTATTGTTGCACATTTTATTTCtgctgattgggaattagagaagAGAGTCATTGCTCTTAGGTTGATTGATTGCTCCCATTCTGGTGTTAACATTGCTGAGCGTATTGAACAAGTAGTTTCTAAGTTTGGTTTACAGGataaaattttctctatcaCACTTGACAATGCTTCTGATAATACTTCTACCATgtccacacttattcccaaatttgttggttatCTAGGTCCAGATCCTGAACCTCTTGATTCTGGTTCTGATAAAGCACTTGTTGGTCTTTTGCATCAACGCTGTGCATGTCATATTATCAATCTCATAGTCAAGTCTGGTTTGAAGAGGATCAAGTCTTATCTTGAGGCTTTTAGGACCGCAATCTCTTTTTTGAACTCTTCTAATCAACGCATTACAACTTTCCATAACTTATGCATTGTCAAGGGGGTACGCCCTCGTAAGTTTGGTTTAGATATGGATGTGAGatggaattctacatatctcatgctcaaacatctactaccatataaGACTATCTTTTCTATCTTTATTTCTACTCATTATGGTTTGCACAATGGCCAGGCACTTCTGACTGAAAGCCATTGGGTAATTGCTGAGAAAATTTTGCTGTTCCTTAAAATGTTTTATGATTCCACTGTTGCTTTTTGATTCCATCCATAAATCGACTTTCCCTCCTATGCTCTGAGTTCCAGTATCGATAAGAATTCGAGTTCTTATTGTTCTTATGTTATGGTATGCCAACTTTATGTATTCCTCTATCCGTAGAGTACATTGAATGCTCGAGAAATAGCTCTCCATACACTGATAAGGGATGTATGGATTCTCGAGAAGAGAGGAGCCGCGGTGCCCCCCCCCAACCGCCCGGATCCCACGAGTGAATAGAAAGTTAGATCTACATGGGATCTCACCTGAATCGCGTCGTATTGATTGGTTGAAAGGCCTGAAAGAAAACGTAGTTCTAGGGGGGATTATACCTGTTGGTACCGGATTCCAAAAATTTGTGCATCGTTCCCCACAAGACAAGAACCTTTATTtcgaaattcaaaaaaaaatctattcgTCAGCATAAGCGGCAGCTAACCACACTCAACCACGATTGGAACTGGGCAAGGTAGGGCTTCAaccaactttactttcaagcccTGAACTTTATGCATtatctggtgtttactatccaacaagtcctttgatgttgcatcatattattgagATTGCTGGCCATTTGCATGGCCATGATTCTGATCCATTGCTCAGAAATATTGTTGTTCCCATGAAGCTTAAGTTTCTCAAGTATTGgcagaacatacctctgttgtattcctttgcattcattttggatcctagaggcaaggtgagaggttttcataatgttctccaacttctttctCAGAAAGTTGGTCTTGATTACTCTTCTTATTTCACTGAGGTAAGAACTGAATTACATAAGTTGTTTAACAAGTATGAAAATAAGTTTGGTGCAGTTAGAACGCAAAGGCCCCCTCAACCTACAGTTGCTACTGGTAAGAAAAGAACAGCATGGGGTAAGATCTCTGGTGGTCCTGGTCCATCTGGTTCATGTGGTTCTCCTATTCTTTCATCTACACCTCCTATATCTCCTGCTTCTGAGCTGTCATCCTACTTGGACAGTGATACTATTACTTGCTATGACgatgacttcaacatacttagttggtggcatgagcacaagCTATCCTATCCTATTTTGTCCACTTGCTAAAGATGTTATGTCTGTTCCAGTTTCCACTATTTTTTAGGAATCTTGTTTTAGTCTAACCGGTAGGGTGATTGAGGAGCGGCGCCGATGGTTGTTGCTAGAGATGGTGGAGATGCTGATCTGCCTCAaggattgggagttgggagatgcAAGGGCACAACATGATGTTGAGAAGGAGGTTAATGAACTGGAGGAAACTTACAAAAGCCCCTACCCAGACCAAGATGAAGGCCAAGCTAGTCAGTAAGTCCATTACTAACTCATCTTTTGTTCAATTGTTAAACAATTTCAATTGCTAACACTAATGCTGTTGTGCACCTCTAGGCCTACCCCAGGAGCAAGCTGAACTGCTGGAGGGCTGGAGGATGAAGCTGAAGCTTGTTGGACTTGGACTGTTGCCTGTTGGTGTTGGCTTGGCCAGTTGGGTGTACTAGTTCTATATTTTTATGTCTGTGTGTGTCTCAATCTCTGTAAACTGTAATGTTGAATTGAACTTGAGTCTTGagctggctgtactctttttcccttcctagggttttctcacaagggtgagtttttacctaggaaggtttttaatgaggcagccaacacttgatcacatagATCAAGTGTTAACAGCTCTAATAATTCCTTTATTATGAATTTCTGTGTGATTGTGTGCATGTGATGAATGTGTGATTGTTGATTAAccttatattttgatttttgaatgtTTGATGAACTTGAAAATCTTAAATTGTGAATCAGTGTTTCACCCTTATGCGGTGAAGTCTTTTTCCTCTTGACTGGCTGTGGGTTGACCCGGCACGTAAAAATGGCCGGGCTCTTCGGGCCGGCCCGGCACAAAAAAAAAGCCTCATGGGACCGTGCATGGGCCACCAGTGAggcccgtgggctggcccggcacggcACGACGGGGTTGTCGTGATGGGCTAGGCCCAGCACAAAAATGAACGGGCCATGCTGGGCCCAGGCCGGATCGGGCTGGGCGGTCTGAATGGACATCTATTAGCTACGAGAGAGAAAGCACAAGGAAGAAAgtgagagaaggaagaaaatgaAAGGAAACAAGCCGTGGAGGATAAGGATACCGATGTGGCATCGGCCCACGTGAATGTGCGTGAATCACTCATTAACTTTTGCAATAGTAGGAGGGCGTGACTGAAATTTTGATGACCGAAATTTCTAACACAAATGTAGGGGGGTCCATCCAACCTGCTACTCTCATGAATCAATTTTTAGGGTTGGCTCATGAGGTGAGCCGCCTCTAGAAACCAACCTGATTTCTAGGAGTGGCTCATGAGGTGTGATTTATAGGGATGGCTCACACCATATATAGTCTATCAGCGTGGATCGGCGTCGGCTGCGACAGTGCGTTGTATAGTTATGTAGGGTAGGGAACTATTCACCTGTTAAAAAAAGCGCGCctacaaacatttttttttagtaGTGGAGGCCTaagaaaataatgaaagaaaATCAGAGGTGAAAATGGGGAAACCGCAGGCACAAGAGAATAAAACTAAAGGCGGTGAGAGAATGAATCCGCCCACTGTCATGGCTAGCAGATATATCTAAAATCTTGTACATATGAACATTGCACGGGATGGAGCGATATTGGAGAACATATATCTTCAGCAAGAATTTATACATATATACCGCCGTGTGTGCGCGTGTTAGCTGTCCCCCATGCAATATAGTTTATATACTACGGCTGCAATGGGCGATAATACGGGGGGACGCCAGCGTGCACGTGTACACTATTAGCCATACGCGCACCGCACGTCCGCACCCAGTCTTTCTACGGTTGCATACACACATGATGCACGCGCAGCCAAAAAGCATCGCAAAGCAAAGCAATAGGCGGCGACAGTACAGATGCAGGCAGCTGGCCGGCATGCCAGATGTATTCTACTGTACTTGCCAAATTAATTAATCGTATATTCATACGTATACCCTCTGTCTAGTGTGTATATATACACAGACAGGCAAGGACACTCTCCACTCCAGTACAAGCAGTATACGTACGTGCACATCACCCTTCAAACTAAACCCTGGTCGGCGACCAGGTACATTCCATGAGGAGTGATTGAGGAAGACATCCCCGGGCGATCCATGCCTCTGCATGCCACAGGCATGGGGAGCCTCGGGTTGGGTGGTGTAGCGGCGACGGCTGggtctcctccggcggcggcgtccatcATGCGCGCGGCCTGGCAGGCGGTGCGGTGGcgcgtggtggtgccggcgctGCAGCTGGCCGTGTACGTCTGCGCCGCCATGTCGCTGATGCTCTTCCTCGAGCGCCTCTACATGGCGGCCGTGGTCGCCGGGCTCTGGCTGCACCGGCGCCGCTGCAAGCGGCAGGCCTggcgccgcctcgccgacgccgacgatcCCCGGCAGCGCGtgcaggacgacgacgacgacctggaGGCCGGCGACGGCCACCGCTGCCCCATGGTCCTGGTCCAGATCCCCATGTTCAATGAGAGACAGGTGAGCGAGATTGCTCTGATTATTGCTCCGGATTCGCGTTCTGGTTCTTCTTTAATTCCAGCTGCTAATCGCCACGCTGAGTTAATGCCTGGCTCACTGGTATGGTATGAGCATGACATTGCTTGTTTGTTTGTACTAACGCAAGCAAGCAAAGCGCGCATGCGAAACAACTGAAAGGTAGCGTCGATCTGTCCAAGCATGGCATGATCGATCACCCCAGCATGCATGATCTGTGCGGCGTTTCTTTCGTACAGTTGGTTGTTGCCGCATATATGCACTTTAATTTGTTTCTCCTCCATGCATGTAAAAGCGAGAAACCAAAGCTACTTTGTTTTCGTTTGCAacagtttcttgttttcttctccttttctttacCTTTCCCCCACGTCAAAGTCAAAACCCACAGACATGAAGTATTCTTCATGGGATggatagattttttttccttatgtgTATTTGTTCTTGGAGAAATTGTTTGCATATACATGTATCTGTAGAGGAGTGAATGTTAGAGATGTGGTAACAGAAAGGAAGGCAATGCCATGCAACAATGAGGTCAACTCTAGGTCTCTAGCTTGTCGCTAGCTAGCAATATTCTGAGATGAGCTGGACTCATTTCCGTCTCTCTAATTTGATTTATCTCTGATACAATTTATTGCCATATATCGGAGTGCATGCTTGCTGTCCATCCGTATCTTAAGCTTTGTACTATGTATTTGTTACACaaattatatatgtatatatgagAGCACTCGGTCGCCTCTAATAATTAACATGTGTATCTAGAGTAGTATATCTTGTCAGAAACGACAATCAGTCCAGCTTATTAATTTCTGTACGTAGTAGGTTTTTATCTAGATCTTGCTACGTATACTCTCTCTATATATCGTATCGACCAAAGATTATGTTATTAACTAACTGCTACTAATAAACCACGTCCGCACGCGGTCAGGTGTACCGTCTGTCGAtcggggcggcgtgcgggctGTCGTGGCCATCGGAGCGGCTGGTGATCCAGGTGCTGGACGACTCGACGGACCCGGCGATCCGCGAGCTGGTGGAGGTGGAGTGCGCGCGGTGGGTGCGCAAGGGCGTGCGCATCCGCTACGAGAACCGCAGCAACCGCAACGGGTACAAGGCCGGCGCCATGCGGGAGGGCCTCCGCAAGCCCTACGCCCGCGACTGCGAGTTCGTGGCCATCTTCGACGCCGACTTCCAGCCCGACGCCGacttcctccgccgcgccgtgccgccgctgctccgggACCCCGGCGTGGCGCTGGTGCAGGCCCGGTGGTGCTTCATCAACGCCGGCGACTGCATCCTCACCCGCATCCAGGAGATGTCCCTCAACTACCACTTCGCCGTGGAGCAGGAGGTGGGCTCCGCCTGCCACGCCTTCTTCGGCTTCAACGGCACCGCCGGCGTGTGGCGCGTCGCCGCGCTGGCCGACGCGGGGGGCTGGAAGGAGCGCACCACCGTGGAGGACATGGACCTCGCCGTGCGCGCCAGCCTCCGCGGGTGGCGCTTCGTCTACGCCGGCGATCTCGCCGTGCGCAACGAGCTGCCCAGCACTTTCCGGGCGTACCGGTACCAGCAGCACCGGTGGTCGTGCGGGCCGGCCAACCTGTTCCGCAAGGTGCTCCCGGAGGTCCTGCGCTGCGACCGGGTGTCGCCGTGGAAGAAGCTGCACCTCCTCTACGCCTTCTTCTTCGTGCGCAAGGTGGTGGCGCACCTCGTCACCTTCCTCTTCTATTGCGTCGTCATCCCGGCCTGCGTCCTGGTGCAGGGGGACGTGCACCTGCCCAGGTACGTGGCCATGTACGTGCCGGCGGCCATCACGCTGCTCAACGCCGCCTGCACACCCAGGTCGTGCCACCTGCTCGTCTTCTGGATCCTCTTCGAGAACGTCATGTCCATGCACCGCTCCAAGGCCGCCGTCATCGGCCTGCTCGAGGCCAGCCGCGCCAACGAGTGGGTCGTCACCGACAAGCTCGGCAGCAGCAAGGCTGCGGCAGCGCCACCGGCGatcgcgaggaggaagaagcaaccgGTGCGGAGACGGGAGGTGCATGTGCTGGAGCTCGTGATGGGGGTGTGCCTGCTCTACTGCGCCATCTACGACATCGTCTTCTTTGGCCAGGATCATTTCTACCTGTACCTGCTCCTGCAGTcggcggcggccttcatcgTTGGCTTCGGCTACGTCGGCGCCTCAGTGCCGGCAGCACCGTCCTGACCGACCCACCGACGGCCGATCGACGACGACTCAGTGCCTGCGTGTGATCCCCACTCCCAAACATTCATTAATTGTTTGGAGCCTCGTGTCATGGggaataatcatgaaaaatcaaGCTCAATTtcgttacaatttttttttcaaaaccaaGAGACAGGTTCAACcgccaaaaaaagaaaagaattttCCGAACCAGCTGGACTTCCGTGACTGCATGGTACCGTGTGCTGTAATAgctattactccctccgtcctaaattaggATTCGTTTGTCCAtttcttttgatatgcacctggatatatatgatatgcacctggatatatattatgtctagatatgtagtaaaagctatgtattaaaagctatgtatctataaaagtcaaaactaatagtaatttaggatggaaggAGTACGGGCCTCTCATTGTCTGAACGAATATGACAGATTTGCTGTTACAGCACCAACAAGCTACTCATGGCACATATATATCTGATTATGAAAACCCCACTGTTACAGCAGGTTAAACTCCAAGCTACCTAGCTCCTAACTCACCAGCATTATCCGAGCTAGCCTGACCTACAATTTTGCAACCTCTGCCGATGATTGATTCTTTACACTAAAACCAAACAAACGAAGACACAACTCTGACAGCAAAGGTTTATATCACGAGTTTGTATCTATCccatgtatatatgtatctaCACAACTTCAAgaaaaaatggcaaaaaaaatGATGCTCAGAAATTAGGCCTTCTAATAAGCAAAAGCTCAGTCTAGTTCATCTGCCTTAACCTCGTATTCTTCCCTGGTTGATAGTATCTTTACACGAACCATACCTCGCTCCCACTCGGAGTTTCCAACCAATATCAGCCTGCTAGCATTGATCCTCTCCGCATGCTTAAATACCCTGGTAGTAGCGTAAAGGGATATTTCAGGCACAGCAATATACAAATGAGGACAAAAATGTATGTATACCATTTGAGACGCTTGTCTTCTACAAGGTCAACAGCTCGGCCTTTCTTCCTCAGAGAAGAAGCAATACTGGATGCTGGTCCTTCGAGCACTTCGTCCAAAGGGAAGACAATGTCATCTATCTGACGTGACATATCAGGCAACAGACCCTTTTCTTTCAGCAGCTGCCATAATGTAAATTACAATAATATTAATGGCACTCTCTTGAAGCAGTAACTCAAAATGATGTAAAACTGCAAATCATTCTTTTTGAGAAAATCATGTCATAGTAGACATCTTATTTACATCCTCCACTTTGCATGAATTAGCACACAGCTAGCACTTGAGATGCTTAGGCCCTATTTGGATGCAAAGTATTTTAGTTGTTTTAGAAAAATACTATGGTTTTGTGGAATACTTTGGTTTTGGAAAGtggtggggtgtttggatgctacAAACTTCGCAGTTTTGAAAACCATGGTTTTGATAAAAACTGCAGTCTTTTTGGAGTTTATAAAACTCCACTCCCTACCTCTTTTTTCTAAATTGTGGCTTTGTACATCTCTGCTTTTAAAAACTACAGTTTCTTGATACTATGGTTTCTCAAAACTACAATACCCAAACAGGCGTCTTGAATTGGTTCTGTTTTTAAGTTCATATTAACAGAGGTAGTCTCTATCTTCAATTCTTCATTAAACATCAATCTGGCTTATTTCTTATACCAAACGGATTGTTTAATTCTATGAAGAAAGGAACCAAAGATGGGATAGAAAATGGCATACTTCCACTATAACAGCATCTCCAAATCCAAAGCCACAAGCTGGAATATCTTCACTTCCAAATGTTGAAAGCAATTTATCATACCTTCCACCGCCACAAATTGCTCTCAGTTTTCCTTCTCTATCAAATGCCTACAAAAATGGACCACGAGTTTCAAATGAAACAGGAGTTGGTGGCATGGAAATGATAATGCAGAATTTATTTAgtcaggaaagaaaaaaaaagtaatgccAGGTCAACACAACCTTAAAGAAGCAAAATATACTCTATGATATGAAACATGTTGTCTAATCAGGCATCGATATTAAATTGTTGATCAAATTTTAACCAACCATTCTGCATGGACAATAGTGTAATCTAGCTTGTGCGCTAAAATGATGCTacaaatcatgaaaaataactTGAGAAAAGGCTAACAGAAATGTTTTTGTAAATAGAATACATTATCTGAGCAGTTTGATGATAGCAGTCCTGCAGTTGAACCAGGAACTTTCATGAGTTTAGACATGAGAAAGAGATGAGCTGAAAACAACCTCAAATACAATTCCCGTGTAGTATGCAAGGCCACGGACCACTGACGCATCAAAACAAATCCAATCAGCATAACCATATTGCTccgcaaatgagaagagttTCTTCAAGTCAGCAACAGCTTCAACACCAGAGCCTAGCACCTCTGCATGAATATAACAAGATTAAACAATAACCTTTGCCAAAAGGTCCATCAACAAAGATTGTTCATTAAAATCAAACATTTATATGGATAAACAAAGACAAAATTGCCAGATTAACAACAAATTCAGCACAAAGACCCCAGCGCATAACTCTAACTAATATTCTTTTAGATAATATAACTAACAATTTAGCCACATACCTTAGGGTAATATTCAAGTAAAGGTATATCATATATATAGCATGCATGATAACAAATCAACCACCAAAGGTTAGGAGAAAACCTTCAAGCTTGGACAATGACTTGAGCGAAAGCACTTCAATGATACCCTGGACAGCTTCAGATGACAGCCCAGTTGACATAAGTTCCTTCTCAATTTCTTCCCTAGTCAATTTTCCAAACTGCAAAATGTTTATCTTAGAATGAAGACACAGACATAATACCAACAAAAGTATAGCAATGAACGTATTCATCAAATTGTCACAAATAGTTTATATATAGAAAAACGCAGCAACAATAATCTGTTACTCAGTCCAATAATTGTATAAAAGGAACAGGGCTCTGTGATAAGTGATTACTTGTTACTTCCAAAGTTCCAATTTCACGAAATAGGCAGACATGAGCTTATAAGGACTAACTTTATCAGCTTGTCCAGCTGTTCACTCGCATGAGACAAGCATGGGTAGAATAAAATGGTCCATGTCACCATCTGATGAACCAACAGGTGCTCTTGGTAGTAGCAAGTGCCAAACTCCTAAACGGCAAATGGTTTTGGAGTTGAAAGGTGTTTTCTGG harbors:
- the LOC117844142 gene encoding glucomannan 4-beta-mannosyltransferase 1, whose translation is MGSLGLGGVAATAGSPPAAASIMRAAWQAVRWRVVVPALQLAVYVCAAMSLMLFLERLYMAAVVAGLWLHRRRCKRQAWRRLADADDPRQRVQDDDDDLEAGDGHRCPMVLVQIPMFNERQVYRLSIGAACGLSWPSERLVIQVLDDSTDPAIRELVEVECARWVRKGVRIRYENRSNRNGYKAGAMREGLRKPYARDCEFVAIFDADFQPDADFLRRAVPPLLRDPGVALVQARWCFINAGDCILTRIQEMSLNYHFAVEQEVGSACHAFFGFNGTAGVWRVAALADAGGWKERTTVEDMDLAVRASLRGWRFVYAGDLAVRNELPSTFRAYRYQQHRWSCGPANLFRKVLPEVLRCDRVSPWKKLHLLYAFFFVRKVVAHLVTFLFYCVVIPACVLVQGDVHLPRYVAMYVPAAITLLNAACTPRSCHLLVFWILFENVMSMHRSKAAVIGLLEASRANEWVVTDKLGSSKAAAAPPAIARRKKQPVRRREVHVLELVMGVCLLYCAIYDIVFFGQDHFYLYLLLQSAAAFIVGFGYVGASVPAAPS